A region from the Cystobacter ferrugineus genome encodes:
- a CDS encoding bifunctional metallophosphatase/5'-nucleotidase — MSPSRLFLTCVALAAAGCASAPRSLSSTASAQDARPTEPVRLTLVGTNDFHGWLMPHTTTLRSGLVVEEGGAAAFAGYLARLRADNPGGVLLVDAGDLFQGTLASNLTEGASVIDVYNHLGYAAAALGNHEFDYGPVGPKAVPGPGEDAFGALTARIQQARFPLLTANVFDAASGKPPAWLGNDGTRLVTLQGVKVGLVGLTTPSTARIGNPAQVGSLRFGDMRPATLEAVQRLRAQGAEVLVGIAHAGGKCADLSNPHDTSSCERSDGEIYGLVESLPPGTLDAVFAGHTHQAMGHFFNGVPVLSTQGQGRSFGVLELFVDPASHEVLPERTRLQAAVPVCVRVEEKSGSCDARKLKELGAEAKLVPPTFLGGTVTPDAEVEALVAPALARVEEEQRRPLGFTVAVPLGRNYEDESALGDVITDGMREMEKADVALVNSGGLRANVKAGPMTYGDLYAVLPFDNTVAIVTLSADELRRLLTAAYGASTSMFQVSGLKVTLARCAGPQRFRDATLPDGRPLDAKRMYRVVLPDFLARGAGGLGAVLSQVPPERIDLGAGRELTLREALAAWWKSRGTPLTAPATGRISYVDEGGPCAARPASERPERP; from the coding sequence ATGTCTCCCTCCCGACTGTTCCTCACGTGCGTCGCCCTCGCGGCCGCGGGTTGCGCGAGCGCCCCGCGATCCCTCTCCTCCACCGCGTCCGCCCAGGACGCGCGCCCCACCGAGCCCGTGCGGCTCACGCTGGTGGGCACCAATGACTTCCACGGCTGGCTGATGCCCCACACCACCACCCTGCGCAGCGGGCTGGTGGTGGAGGAGGGCGGGGCCGCGGCCTTCGCCGGTTACCTGGCCCGCCTGCGCGCCGACAACCCCGGAGGCGTGCTGCTGGTCGACGCGGGCGATCTCTTCCAGGGCACGCTCGCCTCCAACCTCACCGAGGGCGCCTCGGTCATCGACGTCTACAACCACCTGGGCTATGCGGCCGCCGCGCTCGGCAACCACGAGTTCGACTACGGGCCCGTGGGTCCCAAGGCCGTGCCGGGGCCCGGCGAGGATGCCTTCGGCGCGCTCACCGCGCGCATCCAGCAGGCGCGCTTCCCCCTGCTCACCGCCAACGTGTTCGACGCCGCCTCGGGCAAGCCGCCCGCGTGGCTCGGCAACGACGGCACCCGGCTGGTGACGCTCCAGGGCGTGAAGGTGGGCCTCGTGGGCCTCACCACGCCATCCACCGCGCGCATCGGCAACCCCGCCCAGGTGGGCTCGTTGCGCTTCGGTGACATGCGGCCCGCCACGCTCGAGGCCGTCCAGCGGCTGCGCGCCCAGGGCGCCGAGGTGCTGGTGGGCATCGCGCACGCGGGCGGCAAGTGCGCGGACCTGTCCAATCCCCACGACACCTCGAGCTGTGAGCGCTCGGATGGAGAAATCTACGGGCTCGTCGAATCCCTGCCCCCGGGCACCCTGGACGCCGTCTTCGCCGGCCACACCCACCAGGCCATGGGCCACTTCTTCAACGGCGTGCCCGTGCTCTCCACCCAGGGACAGGGCCGCTCCTTCGGCGTGCTGGAGCTGTTCGTGGACCCGGCGAGCCACGAGGTGCTGCCCGAGCGCACCCGGCTCCAGGCCGCGGTGCCCGTGTGCGTCCGGGTGGAGGAGAAGAGCGGGAGTTGCGACGCGCGCAAGCTCAAGGAACTGGGCGCCGAGGCGAAGCTCGTGCCTCCCACCTTCCTCGGGGGCACGGTGACGCCGGATGCCGAGGTGGAGGCGCTCGTGGCCCCGGCGCTCGCCCGGGTGGAGGAGGAGCAGCGCCGTCCCCTGGGCTTCACCGTCGCCGTGCCCCTGGGGCGCAACTACGAGGACGAGAGCGCGCTCGGCGATGTCATCACCGATGGGATGCGGGAGATGGAGAAGGCGGACGTGGCGCTCGTCAACTCCGGTGGCCTGCGCGCCAACGTCAAGGCCGGCCCCATGACGTACGGAGATCTCTACGCGGTGTTGCCATTCGACAACACCGTGGCCATCGTCACGCTCTCCGCGGACGAGCTGCGTCGTCTGCTGACGGCGGCCTATGGCGCGAGCACCAGCATGTTCCAGGTGTCCGGTTTGAAGGTGACGCTCGCGCGCTGCGCCGGGCCCCAGCGCTTCCGCGACGCCACGCTGCCGGATGGACGGCCGCTGGATGCGAAGCGCATGTACCGGGTCGTCCTGCCGGACTTCCTCGCTCGTGGCGCGGGTGGCCTGGGCGCGGTGTTGTCCCAGGTGCCGCCCGAGCGCATCGACCTGGGCGCCGGCCGCGAGCTGACCCTGCGCGAGGCGCTCGCGGCGTGGTGGAAGAGCCGGGGCACTCCTTTGACGGCGCCCGCTACAGGTCGCATCAGCTACGTGGACGAGGGCGGCCCGTGCGCCGCGCGTCCGGCTTCCGAGCGCCCCGAACGGCCATGA
- a CDS encoding polynucleotide adenylyltransferase, whose product MFPILPHDSNRVDEALRRTIYRDEKREVRVGDLVRLFLDAGLRVFIVGGAPRDWLLGQPGRDIDLSLDRPLDELHRLLREAHPDIDPVLLRLERFGTLRWGNKAGGVDLNILRSWKDIQNDEMWTTTFVAREDVREDALTRDFSINAFFYDCRERVLLDPLDCGLEDLHARRLRLITHPRVLDTSYRTTFRILQFLCRGYTPAPNVLEHLERYADHDIQGMDGRLRQWIPNHLGPGFEHLEEFKRRLYACARQDKSRALLDALF is encoded by the coding sequence ATGTTTCCCATCCTTCCCCATGATTCGAACCGGGTGGACGAGGCCCTGCGGCGGACGATCTACCGGGACGAGAAGCGCGAGGTGCGCGTGGGCGACCTGGTGAGGCTGTTCCTGGACGCGGGCCTGCGCGTGTTCATCGTGGGCGGGGCGCCCCGGGACTGGCTGCTCGGACAACCCGGGCGGGACATCGATCTCTCGCTGGATCGACCCCTCGACGAGCTACACCGGCTGCTGCGCGAGGCCCATCCCGACATCGATCCGGTGCTCCTGCGCCTCGAGCGCTTCGGCACGTTGCGCTGGGGCAACAAGGCGGGCGGCGTGGACCTCAACATCCTGCGCAGTTGGAAGGACATCCAGAACGACGAGATGTGGACGACCACCTTCGTCGCCCGGGAAGACGTGCGCGAGGACGCCCTCACGCGCGACTTCTCCATCAACGCCTTCTTCTACGACTGCCGCGAGCGCGTCCTATTGGATCCACTCGACTGCGGGCTCGAGGATCTTCACGCCCGGCGGCTGCGGCTCATCACGCACCCGCGCGTGCTCGACACCAGCTACCGCACGACCTTCCGCATCCTCCAGTTCCTGTGTCGCGGCTACACCCCCGCGCCCAATGTACTGGAGCACCTGGAGCGCTACGCCGACCACGACATCCAGGGCATGGATGGACGGCTGCGCCAGTGGATTCCCAACCACCTCGGCCCCGGGTTCGAGCACCTCGAGGAATTCAAGCGCCGCCTCTACGCCTGTGCCCGCCAGGACAAGTCCCGCGCGCTCCTCGACGCCCTCTTCTGA
- a CDS encoding GrpB family protein: MSERMQGALQLRRLARRLKERLGVEDIGGEPLEQLVLRYARLRPPELRLSLRAYDPAWPQLFAQERTRLLQALKDAPVVDIQHVGSTAIPGLSGKNIIDLAVAVNPPLDALRYGEVLDALGYRFHGPSPIDPGFSWFWRRHEDGALVIHLCNAGALWFTNLLRSRDYLREHPQEREEYERLKHQLASESGQSWLEYSVLKSHLLQQLTARANAWAEAREGAGS; the protein is encoded by the coding sequence ATGTCCGAACGAATGCAAGGAGCCCTTCAACTGCGGCGGCTCGCCCGCCGGCTCAAGGAACGCCTGGGCGTGGAGGACATCGGAGGCGAGCCCCTCGAACAGCTCGTCCTGCGCTACGCGCGACTCCGGCCACCCGAGCTGCGTCTGAGCCTGCGTGCGTATGATCCCGCCTGGCCCCAGCTCTTCGCGCAGGAGCGGACGCGGCTCCTCCAGGCGCTGAAGGACGCGCCGGTGGTGGACATCCAGCATGTCGGCAGCACCGCCATCCCGGGCCTGTCGGGCAAGAACATCATCGACCTCGCGGTCGCGGTGAATCCGCCGCTCGATGCACTCCGGTATGGGGAAGTCCTCGACGCGCTCGGCTACCGCTTCCACGGCCCCAGCCCCATCGACCCCGGCTTCTCCTGGTTCTGGCGGCGGCACGAGGACGGGGCCCTCGTCATCCACCTGTGCAACGCCGGGGCCCTCTGGTTCACGAACCTGCTGCGCTCGCGCGACTACCTGCGCGAACATCCCCAGGAGCGCGAGGAGTACGAGCGCCTCAAGCACCAGCTCGCCTCCGAGTCCGGACAGAGCTGGCTCGAATACAGCGTGCTCAAGAGCCACCTGCTCCAGCAACTCACCGCCCGGGCCAACGCCTGGGCCGAGGCGCGCGAGGGAGCAGGGTCTTGA
- a CDS encoding sulfotransferase family protein: protein MRKPNFFIVGAPRCATTTVYTYLKQHPDIFLSLLKEPLFFGSDLTPHPLAISDEAAYLRLFAGAGEARVIGEGSVFYWMSKRAAEEIHAWSPEARILIMLRDPVEMMQSLHALFLRTGNEELEDFARALEAEAARAQGQRLPARVYFPEGLQYRALARFSEAVERFLRVFGEQRVHVLLFEELTSDPKRAMRGLLDFLEVDPDVPLEFDPVRAAQCIRPLVLRQMRAASPEVLEKLERKTARNLHHGPRGAPLPPELETRLREELRPDGERLEARLGRPLSGWYRPRAA from the coding sequence ATGCGCAAGCCGAACTTCTTCATCGTCGGGGCCCCCCGGTGCGCGACCACCACCGTGTACACGTACCTCAAGCAGCACCCGGACATCTTCCTGTCGCTGCTCAAGGAGCCCCTCTTCTTCGGCTCGGATCTCACCCCCCATCCCCTCGCCATCTCCGACGAGGCCGCCTACCTGCGGCTCTTCGCCGGAGCGGGTGAGGCCCGTGTCATCGGCGAGGGTTCCGTCTTCTATTGGATGTCGAAGCGGGCCGCCGAGGAGATCCATGCCTGGTCGCCCGAGGCGCGCATCCTCATCATGCTGCGCGATCCGGTGGAGATGATGCAGTCGTTGCACGCGCTCTTCCTGCGCACGGGCAACGAGGAGCTGGAGGACTTCGCGCGAGCGCTGGAGGCGGAAGCGGCACGGGCCCAGGGCCAGCGGCTGCCCGCCCGGGTGTACTTCCCCGAGGGCTTGCAGTACCGCGCCCTGGCCCGCTTCTCCGAGGCCGTGGAGCGCTTCCTGCGCGTCTTCGGCGAGCAGCGCGTCCACGTCCTCCTCTTCGAGGAGCTGACGAGCGATCCGAAGCGGGCGATGCGCGGGCTGCTCGACTTCCTGGAGGTGGACCCGGACGTTCCCCTGGAGTTCGATCCCGTGCGGGCCGCGCAATGCATCCGGCCCCTGGTGCTGCGGCAGATGCGCGCGGCCTCGCCCGAGGTCCTCGAGAAGCTCGAGCGCAAGACGGCCAGGAATCTCCACCACGGCCCGCGGGGCGCGCCGCTCCCGCCGGAGCTCGAGACCCGGCTCCGGGAAGAACTCCGGCCCGATGGGGAACGGCTGGAAGCACGCCTCGGCCGACCACTGTCCGGCTGGTACCGCCCCCGGGCGGCGTGA
- a CDS encoding SDR family oxidoreductase, with translation MERRVALVTGANRGIGLEACRQLARLGLRVILTARREEKGKEAVASLTAEGLPVAFHPLDVDSAPDRVRIAEFITREYGRLDVLINNAGISVDGNTPALEVSLDEIVRPTLETNFYGALHLTQLFVPLMRQNHYGRIVNVSSGLGSFSKMTAGRLAYRLSKVAMNAMTRVFADELQDTNILVNAMTPGWVRTHMGGMNADRSVEEGADTITWLATLPDDGPRGRFFKDRQDFPW, from the coding sequence GTGGAACGACGAGTGGCGCTGGTCACGGGCGCGAACCGTGGCATCGGATTGGAAGCCTGCCGGCAGCTCGCGAGGCTTGGCCTCCGCGTCATCTTGACGGCGCGCCGGGAAGAGAAAGGCAAGGAGGCAGTGGCCTCCCTGACGGCGGAAGGACTGCCCGTGGCCTTTCATCCCCTCGACGTGGACTCGGCGCCGGACCGCGTGCGCATCGCCGAGTTCATCACCCGGGAGTACGGACGACTGGACGTGCTCATCAACAACGCGGGCATCTCCGTGGACGGCAACACCCCCGCCCTCGAGGTGAGCCTCGACGAGATCGTCCGGCCCACCCTGGAGACCAACTTCTATGGCGCGCTGCACCTCACGCAGCTCTTCGTGCCGCTCATGCGCCAGAATCACTATGGCCGCATCGTCAACGTGTCCAGCGGCCTGGGCTCCTTCTCGAAGATGACCGCGGGCCGGCTCGCCTACCGCCTGTCCAAGGTGGCCATGAACGCGATGACCCGCGTCTTCGCCGACGAGCTCCAGGACACCAACATCCTCGTCAATGCCATGACCCCCGGCTGGGTGCGCACCCACATGGGAGGCATGAACGCGGACCGCTCCGTCGAGGAAGGCGCGGACACCATCACCTGGCTCGCCACGCTTCCGGATGACGGGCCCCGGGGCCGCTTCTTCAAGGATCGGCAGGACTTCCCCTGGTAG